The sequence below is a genomic window from Armatimonadota bacterium.
CAGGCAACCGGAACGGATACGGCATGCCTCTCCCTCCTCCGCGTCCTCAGGACAGCCGGCGGCAACCCGCACGCTGTCTCCCCTCATTTCACTCCATTTGGGGCGCCGCGTCAAACGGGCCCCCCGGCAGGCCTTCACTTTCCGGACACCCGCCTAGCGCCGGTAGGCCTCCTGAGCGATGCGCTCCAGGTTCTGCAGGATCGCGTCCAGCCGCGCCGGGTTTTGGACGTAGTCCAGGGTGCCCTTCCAGAACGCGGCGTTCACCGCCTCGGGCATCAGGTCGCTGGCGTCAAACCGCGCCACCTCCGCCGAGGTGAGGATCTCCGCCGCCCGCCGGCTCAGCGGGTCGGGGTATTCGTCCAAGCTGACCTTGCGGTTGGGCGACAGCGCCCCGCCCCGCCGCACCCAGATGGCCTGGGCCTCGGGTGTGGTCAGGTAGGCGATCAGCGCCCGCGCCTGGGGCGTGTCCCGGAACATCCCGAACAGGTCGCCCGCCATCTCCACCGCCGCCGGCACGCCGGGATCGATGGGCGGGAAGGCGAAGAAGTTGACGTCCTCGCCGGGCTGCAGGTTCGGGTACTGCTTCTGGATGAAGTCCTGGATGAATGTTGCCTGGTGGTGCAGGTAGCAGCCCGGCGGGTCGGTGAACAGCGGGAACGGCGACTCCCCGAAGTTGGTGGCCAGGACGCCCTGACGGCCGCCGTAGACGTAGCGGGGGGTGGCGGCGATCCGCCCGAACAGCTCCCACGCCCGCCGCACGGCGGGATCGGTCCACGAGATCTCATGCCGGTACCACCGGTCGTAGACATCCGGGCCGGCGGTGCGCAGGAGGATGTCCTCGATCCAGTCGGTGGCCGGCCACCCGCTGGCCGCGCCGCTCTCCAGCCCGATGCACCAGGGAGTCTTGCCGTCCCGGGCGATGCGGTCGGTGAGGGCCAGCAGCTCCTCCCAGGTGGTGGGCACCGTGTAGCCCGCGGCGGCGAACGCCTTGGGGTTGTACCAGATCAGGCCCTTCAGCGCCGCCTTGATGAAGATCCCGTAGAGCCTGCCCTCCACCGTTCCCAGATCCAGCCAGCTCTGCGCGTACTGCTCCCGCAGCGCCGCCATGTCCACCACGTTCTCCAGGGGAACCAGGTGCCCGGCGCGGGCGAGCTCGGCCATCTGGCCCGGACCCGGCAGCCCCGCCACGTCAGGCGGGTTCCCGCCCTGAATGCGGGTGGTCAGGACGGCGTTGAGGTCCCGGGTCCCCTCGAACTCCACCTTCACCCCGGTGCGCTCCTCAAACGGCCTGACCATGGCGAGAAAGCTCTCCAGCTCCGATCCTCCCCACACGCCCAGGACCGATACCGTCCCCCCCAGCCGCTGGGGAGCCACCGCCGCCGGCCGCCGGGTGGCGTAGTACGCGGCCGCGACGGCCACCACCACCAGAGCCACGATCACCGCCCAGGCGATGGCGCTGAGCCCGGCCGAACCCCGACCTCTGGACATGTCCACCCCTCCCTTTCGCTGGTGGCGCCCGTCCGCGCGGCGGAGAGCGCCGGATGACGCCGGCCGGTGCGACCGGCGGAGGAACGATGGCAGGATGCGAGAGATCAGGCCGGACCTGCAGGTCCCAGGGACGGGTACGATCAGTACTTTCGCCGGCGCCGGGATTCGCCCCTGCCGCCGGGGCTTCACAGGCCGCCGAGGAAGCGGCCGGGGTTGAGCATGCCGCGGGGGTCGAAGTGGCGCTTCAGCTCGCGCATGATGCCCAGCGTCGGCGGCGGCGGCCCCCACACATCGCGGCCCGCCTTGGCCTCCGGCGGCGCCGCGGCCAGCACGCAGTGCCCGCCGTGCTGCGCCGCCAGCCCGCTCAGGCGGTCCCACCAGGCGGCGGCCTCCGGCGCGGGCACCTCCACCCACACCGCGCCGCTGCCGGCGTGGGCGATCCACTGCGCCGCGCCGGCCGCGTGCACGGCGGGCACCACGTCCCCCACCGCTCCCAGCGGCACGGCGACCCTGAACAGCGCCTCCGGCGTGGGCCCGCCCGACGCGTCGGCGAGAGTCGCCCACAGGCGCCGGTGGTCCTCCGCGGAGACCTCGTCGGCCCGCAGGTCGCGGGAGGCGGCCATCCGGCGGACGTCGGCCGTGTGGCGCGCCACCGCCTCCGCGAAACCCTCCGCCCGCACGGCCACCGCCGGACCAGCGGCCAGCCCGGCCCGCACGGCGACGTGCGGGCCCACCACCGCCACCGCCGCGGGCTGCAGGACGGAGGCGAACAGGTCGTCCACCAGTGCCAGCAGCGCCGGCAGATCTCCCCACGCCACCGCGGTGGCCTCAGCCTCCGGCACGGGGGCCAGCCGGAAGGTGACGTCCGTGATCACGCCCAGCGTGCCCAGCGAGCCGGTGAACAGCTTGCACATGTCGTAGCCGGCCACGTTCTTGACCACCTTGCCCCCGGCCCGGATCTGCTGCCCGTCGGCCAGGACCACACCCATGCCGGTGACCAGGTCCCGCACCCCTCCGTACAGCATCCGCCGCGGTCCACCCCCGCCCACCGCCACCACCCCGCCCACGGTGGCCCGCGACGGGTGCGGCGGGTCTACCGGCAGGAACTGGCCGGCCCGCGCCAGGACCTGCTGGCAGGTGGTCACCGGCATCCCCGCCTGCACGGTGGCCGTCAGGTTGGCGTCGTCGTGCTCCACCAGGCGATCCAGGCGCTCCAGGCTGAGAACCACGTCGGCCCGCCGGGGCGGGTTCCCCCAGTGCAGGGCCGTGCCGCCCCCGCGGGGGATGACCGCCGCCCCCGCCTCCCCGCACAGCCGCAACACCGCCGCCACCTGCGCGGCGTCGGCCGGCGCGCAGCGGACGGAGGGGGCCATGCCGTCCACGGCGTGGTCAGCCAGGCCGCCCGGCGCCACGCGCACGGCGGCCGTTCCCAGCTCACCCTCCAGCCGCCCCACCAGAACGTCCAGATCCACGGCCGCCCGCTCCACTCAGATCCCGCCCGACCCCGCCCCGCGGGGAGGCCCTCCCGCCGGCGGCGCGGCCTCGTCCGCGCCCCCGCTCCGGTACGCGCGGTCCAGCAGGTCCACCAGGTGGTAGACCGGCAGGGCGGGTCCGTAGCGGCGGGCGCCGTAGCGCAGCTGCAGCATGCAGCCGGGGTTGGGAGAGACCACCGCCTCGGCGGAGGTGGCCCGGATGGCGTGCATCTTCTCCCGCAGGAGGACCTGGGACATGTGGGGGTGGGTGATGTTGTAGATGCCGGCGCTGCCGCAGCACCGGTCGGCCCCGTCCATCTCCACCAGGCGCAGCCCCGGGATCAGGCCCAGCAGTTGCCGGGGCTGCGTCCGCACCTTCTGGCCGTGGGCCAGGTGGCAGGGATCCTGATAGGTCACGGTGAGATCCACGCGGCCACCGGGAGGCACTGGCCCCAGCCGGACCAGGAACTCGCTGACGTCGGCGACCGCGCCGGCCAGGCGCCGCGCCGGCTCCGCCCACTCCGGGTCGTCGGCCAGCAGGTGCCCGTACTCCTTCATCGCCGCCCCGCAGCCGGCGGCGTTGACCACCACCGCGTCCACCTTCGCCCCCAGGAACGCGGCCACGTTGGCCCGGGCCATCCGCCGCGCGCCAGCAGGGTCCCCGTTGTGGACGTTGAGGGCTCCACAGCAGGTCTGGGAGCGGGGCACCACCACCTCGCAACCGTTGCGCTGCAGCACCCGCACCGTGGCGGCGTCCACGTCGGCGAACACCGTGCTCATCACGCACCCGGTCAGCAGCCCCACCCGCGCCCGCACCGGCCCCAGGGCGGGGAAGACGTCGCTGGCGGGAGTGAAGAAGTGCCGGGGGACCGCGGGCAGCAGAGCCGCCATCTCCCCCAGGCGGCCCGGCAGCGCCCGCGCCAGGGCGACCAGCCCCAGCCGCCGGGCCCACCCCAGGGTTCGCACGGCCAGGCGGACCCGCGCGGGAGAGGGCAGCACGTGGGTGAAGACGGCGCGGGCGATCCCCCGCGCCACCGGAGACCCTGGCGGGCCCAGGACGGCGCGGGCGGAGGCGGCGATGCGTCCGTACTGAACGCCCGACGGGCACGCCGTCTCGCAGGCGCGGCACATCAGGCACAGGTACAGGTGCTCGGCCCACCGCTGGCTGAGGGCCACGCGGCCATCGGCGGCCGCCCGCACCAGGTGGATGCGTCCCCGGGGCGACTCCGCCTCCAGGCGCGTGACCCGGTAGGTGGGACAGTGGTTCAGGCACAGCCCGCAGTGCACGCACTGGTCCAGCTCCGGCACGGCCAGCGCGGCCACCGCGGGCCCGGACGCCGCGCCCGGGGCCGGCCCACCGGGAACGTGCGACCCGGGGACGGGATCCCGCCTCAGGCCTTCCTCCGATCCCGCGTATCCGTTCCGCATCGGCAACTCCGTCAGATCCACAGCCCCGCCGGCAGGGTCGCCGGGGCGCGGCGCATCTCGGCGCAGGTGATGGGGGTGGGAAACACCTTGGCCGGATTGAACCGGCCGTCGGGATCGAACGCCCGCCGCACCCGCGCCATGGCGTCCAGGTCCGCCGGGGAGAACAGCAGGTCCATGTAGGCCTTCTTTTCCAGCCCGATGCCGTGCTCGCCGGTGATGCTGCCGCCCGCGGCGACGCACGCCCGCAGGATGTCGGCTCCCGCGGCGATCACCCGGTCCAGCTGGCCCGGGACCCGCATGTCGAAGAGGAGGTTGGGGTGCAGGTTGCCGTCGCCGGCGTGAAACACGTTGGCGATGCGCAGGCCGTACCGGCGGCCGATCTCGCCGATCTCCCGCATGATCTGGGGCAGCCGGCTGCGCGGCACCACCCCGTCCTGCACGTAGTAGTTGGGCGCCAGCGCGCCCAGCGCGCCGAACGCTCCCTTGCGGCCCTTCCACAGGCGCTGGCGCTCCGCCTCGTCCCGGGCCACCCGCACCTCCCGGGCCCCCCCGCGGGTGCAGATCTGCCGGGCCAGCTCGGCCGCCCGCTCGGCATACTCCCGCACGCCCTCCACCTCCACCAGCAGCACAGCCTCGGCGTCCCGGGGATAGCCGACCGGCGCGCCGGTCTCCACCGCCTCGATGGTGGTGCGGTCCATCATCTCCAGGGCCGCGGGAACGATGCCGGCGCCGGTGATCCGGACCACGACGTCGGTGGCGTCGTCCATGCGGTCGAAGACCGCCAGCAGCGTGCGCACCGCCTCCCGGGTCCGCATCAGGCGCAGCGCGGCCGCGGTGACGATGCCCAGGGTGCCCTCCGATCCCACGAACACGCCGGTCAGGTCGTAGCCGGGCACGTCCACCGCCCGGCCCCCCAGCCACGTGATCGTCCCGTCCCCCAGCACCACCTCCAGCCCCAGGACGTGGTTGGTGGTCACGCCATAGGCCAGGGTGTGGGGGCCCCCGGAGTTGTTGGCCACGTTGCCCCCGATGGAGCACGCCGCCTGGCTGCTGGGGTCGGGGGCGTAGAAGTAGCCGCCGGAGGCCACCGCCCGGGTGACGTCCAGGTTGATGACACCGGCCTCGGCGACCACGATCCGGTGCCGCAGGTTGACCTCCCGGACCCGGGTCATCCGGGCCAGCGAGACGACCACGCCGCCCTCGGCCGGCACGGCGCCGCCGGCCAGGCCCGTCCCCGACCCCCGCGGCACGATGGGGACGTCGGCCTCCCGGGCCGCCCGCACCACGGCCGCGACCTCGGCCGTCGAGGCGGGCAGGACCACCACCTCGGGGAGGACCTGGAGGATGGAGCCGTCCTGCTCGTAGACCACCACGTCGGCGGGATCCACCAGCACGTGGCGGTCGCCCACGATCTCCCGCAGCCGGGCCACCAGCGCCCGCCGGTCGGCGCCGGCCGCCGCGTCCGGCGCGTGTTGTGTGCGCGGGTTCTCGCGCCTCACTCGGGCACCACCTTGCCCGGATTCAGCAGTCCCCGGGGATCCCACGCCCGCCGGACCCGCCGCATCGCCTCCAGGTCGGGTGCGGCGTACATCCAGCGCATGTGGGCCCGCTTGTCCAGCCCCACTCCGTGCTCACCGGTGATGGTGCCCCCCAGCTCCAGGCCGGCCCGGATGATCTCCTCTGCCGCCCGGGCCACCGCGGCCGCCGCGCGGGGGTCGCGGGGGTCATACAGCAGGTTGGGATGAAGGTTGCCGTCGCCAGCGTGAAAGAAGTTGGCGATGGGCACGCCGGTACGGGCCGCGATCTCCCCCACCCGCCGCATCATCTCCGGCAGCCGGTGTCGGGGGACGGTCACATCCGCCAGGTACACCCCGCGGCGGACGCGCCCCAGGGCCCCGAACGCCTCCTTGCGGCCCTTCCACAGCAGGGCCCGTTCCTCCTCGGAGGCGGCGGTGCGGACCTGCCGGGCGCCGTGGCGGAGGCACAGGGAGCGCACCTGGTCCGCCAGGCGGTCGAGGACGTCGGCGAGACCGTCCACCTCGACCAGCAGGACGGCCCCCGCGTCGGTGGGGTATCCGGCGTGGGCGAATTCCTCGACGATGCGCAGGGTCAGGGCGTCCAGCATCTCCAGGGCGGCGGGCACGATGCCGCTGGCGATGATGTCGGAGACGGCCTGGCTGGCGCTCTCCACGCCGCCGAAGACGGCCAGCAGGGTGCGCACCCCTTCGGGCAGGCGCACCAGGCGGACCACGGCGCGGGTGACGATGCCCAGGGTGCCTTCGGAACCCGCCAGGAGGCCGCGGAGGTCATAGCCCGGGGCGTCCGCGGCGGCGCTGCCCGCCCACACCACCCGCCCGTCGGCCAGGACGACCTCCGCGGCCAGGACGTGGTGGGTGGTGACCCCGTAGGCCAGGCAGTGGGCACCCCCGGCGTTGGTGGCGATGTTGCCCCCGATGGTGGACGCGGTCTGGCTGCCCGGATCCGGGGCAAAGGCCAGGCCGTACGGCCGTGCGGCGGCGTTGAGGTCGGCGTTCACCACCCCCGCCTCCACCTCCGCCAGACGGTGGCGGGGGTCCAGGGAGAGGATCCGGTTCATGCGGGTGAGGGCCACCACCACACCGCCGCCCTCCGGCACCGCGCCCCCGGCCAGGCCGGTGCCGGCGCCGCGCGGGATCACCGGCACGCCGCACTCTGAAGCAGCGCGGACGACCTCCGCCACCTCGGCGGTGGACCCCGGCAGGACGACCGCGTCGGGGAGATGCCCCGTCAGGGGCAGGGCGTCGTGCTCGTAGACGACCACGTCGGCGGGGTCGGTGAGCACGTAGGGCTCACCGACGATCCCGCGCAGGCGGCGCACCAGCCTGTCCCTGTCCACCGATGTGTCCCCGCCGGACACCCCAGACGCCCGGCTCTCTTTTCCCTTCTTCCCTCTTCCCTTTTCCCTCTTCCCTACCCCAGCACATACACCACGACGTCGGTGGGCCCGTGGACCCCGCGGACCGGCACCAGCTCGATGTCGGCGGTGCGGCTGGGGCCGCTGATCAGGGTGAGCGCCGACGGCAGCGGTCGCGGCAGGCCGGCCAGCAGATCCTCCAGGGTGGCCACGACCCGCCCGGCCGGCAGCACCGCCACGTGCAGGGGCGGCAGCAGCGACGTCGTCCGCGGGCGCCCGGGACCGCAGGCCAGCACCAGGGTGCCGCTGGTGGCCACGGCGGCCTCGGCCGTCGTCAGGCCGGCGTCGCAGGCATCCAGACGCTGTGGGGTGTGCTCGCCGGGACCCACGATCGCCATGCCGGCCTCCCTCAGGGCCTCGACCGCGGGAGCCAGCAGCGGGTCCTCCCAGACCGCCACCGTCCGCACCCCTCTGTCCCGCATCTGCGCCGCGAGCTGCCGGGCCCACCCGTGGGCAGGCGCGACCACCACCTCGGCGGCGGCCTCCCGGGCGCGACGCGCGAACAGGTCCAGCGCGTCGGCGGGGCGCCCGGCGGTCCGGTAGACGTCCGGCAGGGAGATGTCGGAGGGCGAGCGGCCGCGCAGTCTGGCCAGGATGTGTTCCCGGGCGGTCACGGCTGTGCCCCTCCGGAGGAACGGATCTTCTGCCACCGATCCCGGAAGGCATCGGCGGGCGGTGCGGGCAGGTCCCGGTAGCGGACCCACGCCGACAGGGGGTAGGGCAGAACGCGCCGCCCCTGCAGCGCCCGCAGAGCCCATCGGGCCATCCGCCCCGCCACCCGCAGGCGCGACGCGCGGGCCATCACCGCCGTCCACCCGCGGACGAACATCCGCTCCATCGGGCCCGACCATCCCCGGCTCATCACCCGCGCCCGCAGCTCCAGCAGCAGGCGCGGCAGGTCGATGCGGACCGGGCAGATCTCCCCGCACGCCCCGCACAGCGACGACGCAAACGGCAGTTGTGCCGCCGCGTCCAGCCCCCGGAGCAGGGGCGTGATCACGGCGCCGATGGGGCCGGAATACACGGAGCCGTAGGCATGCCCGGCTGTCCGCTCGAATACCGGGCAGACGTCCAGGCACGCGCCGCACCGGATGCAGGCCAGGGCCTCGGCCATGACCGGATCGGCGGCGATCCCCGATCGCCCGTTGTCCAGGATCACCAGGTGCAGCTCCTCGGGACCGTCGCCCTCCCCCGGACGGCGGGGCCCGGTGATCCACGACACGTAGCTGCTCAGCCTCTGCCCCGTGGCGGCCCGCGGCAGCAGCGTGAGGAACACCGCCAGGTCCGCCAGCCGCGGGATGACTTTCTCCACGCCCATCAGGGCGATGTGCATCCGCGGCAGGGTGGTGGTCAGGCGGGCGTTGCCCTCGTTTTCCACGATGACCAGGGTGCCGGTCTCGGCCACGGCGAAGTTGACCCCGGTGATGCCGACGTCGGCGGACAGGAAGGTGCGCCGCAGCACCCGGCGCACGGTGCGGGTGAGTTCCGCCGGGTCGTCGTGGACGGGGACCCCCAGCCGGTCGGCCAGCAGGCGCGCGATCTCCTCCGTGGACCGGTGGATGGCCGGGGCGATCAGGTGGGCCGGGCGGTCTCCGGCCAGCTGCACCAGGTACTCGCCCAGGTCGGTCTCCACCACCTGGCAGCCGGCGGCCTGCAGGGCGGTGTTCAGCTCGATCTCCTCGGAGGTCATGGACTTGCTCTTGACCACCGCGCGGCCGCCCCGGGCGCGGACGAGGTCGGCGATGATGCGCTGCGCCTCGCCGGCGTCCCGGGCCCAGTGCACCCGCCCGCCGGCGGCGGTGACGCGCTCGTCCAGCTGCTCCAGGTAGCGGTCCAGGTGGGCCAGGGTGTGCATCTTCACCCGGTGGGCGTGCTCCCGCAGCGCCTGCCAGTCCGGAACTTCCTCGATGACCGCCCGCTGCAGGTCCCGAAAGCGCACCATGGCCCGCCGGACCGACGCGTGCAGGACGGGGTCGGCCAGGGCGGCCTCCGACGCGCGCACGAAGTCGATGGGCACAGACCTCATGGACCGGTCACCGTCATCCGGGTGTCAGCGCGCCGCCAGGATCTCGGCGATGTGGACCGCCCGCACGGCGCTGCCGCGGCGGGACAGGCCGCCGGCGATGTGCATCAGGCAGCTGCAGTCGGTGGACGTCACCACCTCCGCGCCCGAGGCCTCCACGGCGGCCATCTTGGCGTGGAGCATCGACCCCGACAGCGCGGCGAACGTGACCGCAAACATCCCTCCAAACCCGCAGCACTCCTCCAGGCCCGGCAGCTCGCGCAGCTCCAGCCCGCGCACCGCCCGCAGCAGGCGCAGCGGCTGGTCGCGCAGGCGCAGTCCCCGCAGGCTGTGGCAGGACGCGTGGCAGGTGACCCGGTGGGGAAAGCGCGCCCCCAGGTCCCCGGCGTCCAGCACGTCCACCAGGAACTCGGTGAGCTCGTACGTCCGGGCGGCCAGATCGCGCGCCCGGACGGCGGCCGGCGGGTCGTCGCGCAGCAGCAGGGGATAGAACTCCCGCACCATGGTGGCGCACGAGGCGCTGGGAGTCACCACCGCCTCGGCGCCCCCGAAGTCGTTCAGGAACTTGCGGGCCAGCCGCGCCGCCTCCGGCCAGAACCCGTCGTTGAAGGCCACCTGCCCGCAGCAGGTCTGGGCCAGCGGGACGTCCACCTCCACCCCCGCGCGGCGCAGGACGGCCACCGCGGCCTCGCCCACCTGGGGGAACAGCTGGTCCACCAGGCACGTCACCCACAGGGCGACCCGCCCCGGCCGGCCGGAGGCATCCCTCATCGCGCGCGACCCCCCTCAGTTGCCCACTTCCCCGTGAATCCGCTCGGGCGAAGCCGGAGCCCCGGCCGGCACGGCAGACCCTTCCCGCAGGACGCGCGCGGCGTCTTCGGGGACCACCGGGTTGATGTAGAATCCCGACCCCCACTCAAAGCCCGCCACCTGGGTCAGCCGCGGCATGATCTCGATGTGCCAGTGGTACAGATGGCCCAGGGGGCTGTGGTAGGGCAGCGTGTGGACGATGAAGTTGTACGGCGGGTTGGCCAGGCAGGCGGCCAGCCGGGCCAGGGTCTCCCGCAGCGCCCGGGCCACCGGCTCCACCAGCTCGGGGGTCAGGGTGCCGAAGTCGGCCATGTGCGCCCGCGGCAGGATCCAGGTCTCAAAGGGGAAGCGGGAGGCGTACGGCGCCAGGACCACGCAGGCGTCGCTTTCCCAGATGATCCGCTCCCCGCTGGCCCGTTCCTGCTCCAGCAGGGCGCAGTAGATGCACGCGCCGCGGCGGGCGAAAAACCTCTCCGCCGCCTCCAGCTCCTCGGCCACCCGCTTGGGCACCACCGGCAGGGCGATCAGCTGCGAGTGGGGGTGGGACAGCGACGCCCCCGCGGTCCGGCCGTGGTTGCGGAACAGCAGGGCGTACTGGAAGCGCGCGTCCCCCCGCAGGTCGCGGTAGCGGTGCAGGTACGCCCCGATCACCTCGGCCACATGCCCGGCCGGCAGCGCGCCCAGGTGGGTGGCGTGGTCGGGGGTCTCGATGATGACCTCGTGGGCGCCCACCCCGTCCATCCGGGTGAAGATCCCCGGCCGGGTGCGCTCGGTGCTCCCCTCGATGCGCAGGGCGGGGAACTTGTTGCTCACCACCCGCACCGTCCACCCCGGCGTGTTGGGCGCGGTGCCCGGGGCGCGCACGGCGTAGATCTCGGGCGGGGTGTGGTCCTCCCGCCCCTCGCAGAACGGACAGGCATCGCTGTCGGCGGCCTCCACCGGCTCGGGGTGGAAGTCGGTGGGCCGGGCGGAGCGCTCGGTGGCGATGATCACCCAGCGCCGGGAGATGGGATCCTTGCGCAGCTCGGGCACCGCGTCACCTCCGCGTGTCCACGGCCGTCATCGGCGCCGCCGGGCGGCGGCGAGGGTCCGCTCGTACAGGTCCAGGTACCGGCGGGCAGCGGCCTGCCAGGAGAAGTCGGCGGACATGCCCGCGCGCTGCAGCCTCTTCCACAGCGCCGGCGTGCGGTAGACCTCCAGGGCCCGCGCCACCGCCGTCGCCAGCGCCTCGGGACTGTACGCATCAAACACAAAGCCGGTGGCGGTGCCGGCCTCCAGCGCGTCCGGGGTGGCGTCCACGAT
It includes:
- a CDS encoding LutB/LldF family L-lactate oxidation iron-sulfur protein, which translates into the protein MRSVPIDFVRASEAALADPVLHASVRRAMVRFRDLQRAVIEEVPDWQALREHAHRVKMHTLAHLDRYLEQLDERVTAAGGRVHWARDAGEAQRIIADLVRARGGRAVVKSKSMTSEEIELNTALQAAGCQVVETDLGEYLVQLAGDRPAHLIAPAIHRSTEEIARLLADRLGVPVHDDPAELTRTVRRVLRRTFLSADVGITGVNFAVAETGTLVIVENEGNARLTTTLPRMHIALMGVEKVIPRLADLAVFLTLLPRAATGQRLSSYVSWITGPRRPGEGDGPEELHLVILDNGRSGIAADPVMAEALACIRCGACLDVCPVFERTAGHAYGSVYSGPIGAVITPLLRGLDAAAQLPFASSLCGACGEICPVRIDLPRLLLELRARVMSRGWSGPMERMFVRGWTAVMARASRLRVAGRMARWALRALQGRRVLPYPLSAWVRYRDLPAPPADAFRDRWQKIRSSGGAQP
- a CDS encoding ABC transporter substrate-binding protein — translated: MSRGRGSAGLSAIAWAVIVALVVVAVAAAYYATRRPAAVAPQRLGGTVSVLGVWGGSELESFLAMVRPFEERTGVKVEFEGTRDLNAVLTTRIQGGNPPDVAGLPGPGQMAELARAGHLVPLENVVDMAALREQYAQSWLDLGTVEGRLYGIFIKAALKGLIWYNPKAFAAAGYTVPTTWEELLALTDRIARDGKTPWCIGLESGAASGWPATDWIEDILLRTAGPDVYDRWYRHEISWTDPAVRRAWELFGRIAATPRYVYGGRQGVLATNFGESPFPLFTDPPGCYLHHQATFIQDFIQKQYPNLQPGEDVNFFAFPPIDPGVPAAVEMAGDLFGMFRDTPQARALIAYLTTPEAQAIWVRRGGALSPNRKVSLDEYPDPLSRRAAEILTSAEVARFDASDLMPEAVNAAFWKGTLDYVQNPARLDAILQNLERIAQEAYRR
- a CDS encoding FAD-linked oxidase C-terminal domain-containing protein, whose amino-acid sequence is MDRDRLVRRLRGIVGEPYVLTDPADVVVYEHDALPLTGHLPDAVVLPGSTAEVAEVVRAASECGVPVIPRGAGTGLAGGAVPEGGGVVVALTRMNRILSLDPRHRLAEVEAGVVNADLNAAARPYGLAFAPDPGSQTASTIGGNIATNAGGAHCLAYGVTTHHVLAAEVVLADGRVVWAGSAAADAPGYDLRGLLAGSEGTLGIVTRAVVRLVRLPEGVRTLLAVFGGVESASQAVSDIIASGIVPAALEMLDALTLRIVEEFAHAGYPTDAGAVLLVEVDGLADVLDRLADQVRSLCLRHGARQVRTAASEEERALLWKGRKEAFGALGRVRRGVYLADVTVPRHRLPEMMRRVGEIAARTGVPIANFFHAGDGNLHPNLLYDPRDPRAAAAVARAAEEIIRAGLELGGTITGEHGVGLDKRAHMRWMYAAPDLEAMRRVRRAWDPRGLLNPGKVVPE
- a CDS encoding LUD domain-containing protein, which translates into the protein MTAREHILARLRGRSPSDISLPDVYRTAGRPADALDLFARRAREAAAEVVVAPAHGWARQLAAQMRDRGVRTVAVWEDPLLAPAVEALREAGMAIVGPGEHTPQRLDACDAGLTTAEAAVATSGTLVLACGPGRPRTTSLLPPLHVAVLPAGRVVATLEDLLAGLPRPLPSALTLISGPSRTADIELVPVRGVHGPTDVVVYVLG
- a CDS encoding FAD-binding oxidoreductase; this translates as MDLDVLVGRLEGELGTAAVRVAPGGLADHAVDGMAPSVRCAPADAAQVAAVLRLCGEAGAAVIPRGGGTALHWGNPPRRADVVLSLERLDRLVEHDDANLTATVQAGMPVTTCQQVLARAGQFLPVDPPHPSRATVGGVVAVGGGGPRRMLYGGVRDLVTGMGVVLADGQQIRAGGKVVKNVAGYDMCKLFTGSLGTLGVITDVTFRLAPVPEAEATAVAWGDLPALLALVDDLFASVLQPAAVAVVGPHVAVRAGLAAGPAVAVRAEGFAEAVARHTADVRRMAASRDLRADEVSAEDHRRLWATLADASGGPTPEALFRVAVPLGAVGDVVPAVHAAGAAQWIAHAGSGAVWVEVPAPEAAAWWDRLSGLAAQHGGHCVLAAAPPEAKAGRDVWGPPPPTLGIMRELKRHFDPRGMLNPGRFLGGL
- a CDS encoding (Fe-S)-binding protein; the encoded protein is MRDASGRPGRVALWVTCLVDQLFPQVGEAAVAVLRRAGVEVDVPLAQTCCGQVAFNDGFWPEAARLARKFLNDFGGAEAVVTPSASCATMVREFYPLLLRDDPPAAVRARDLAARTYELTEFLVDVLDAGDLGARFPHRVTCHASCHSLRGLRLRDQPLRLLRAVRGLELRELPGLEECCGFGGMFAVTFAALSGSMLHAKMAAVEASGAEVVTSTDCSCLMHIAGGLSRRGSAVRAVHIAEILAAR
- a CDS encoding (Fe-S)-binding protein; the encoded protein is MAALAVPELDQCVHCGLCLNHCPTYRVTRLEAESPRGRIHLVRAAADGRVALSQRWAEHLYLCLMCRACETACPSGVQYGRIAASARAVLGPPGSPVARGIARAVFTHVLPSPARVRLAVRTLGWARRLGLVALARALPGRLGEMAALLPAVPRHFFTPASDVFPALGPVRARVGLLTGCVMSTVFADVDAATVRVLQRNGCEVVVPRSQTCCGALNVHNGDPAGARRMARANVAAFLGAKVDAVVVNAAGCGAAMKEYGHLLADDPEWAEPARRLAGAVADVSEFLVRLGPVPPGGRVDLTVTYQDPCHLAHGQKVRTQPRQLLGLIPGLRLVEMDGADRCCGSAGIYNITHPHMSQVLLREKMHAIRATSAEAVVSPNPGCMLQLRYGARRYGPALPVYHLVDLLDRAYRSGGADEAAPPAGGPPRGAGSGGI
- a CDS encoding FAD-linked oxidase C-terminal domain-containing protein encodes the protein MRRENPRTQHAPDAAAGADRRALVARLREIVGDRHVLVDPADVVVYEQDGSILQVLPEVVVLPASTAEVAAVVRAAREADVPIVPRGSGTGLAGGAVPAEGGVVVSLARMTRVREVNLRHRIVVAEAGVINLDVTRAVASGGYFYAPDPSSQAACSIGGNVANNSGGPHTLAYGVTTNHVLGLEVVLGDGTITWLGGRAVDVPGYDLTGVFVGSEGTLGIVTAAALRLMRTREAVRTLLAVFDRMDDATDVVVRITGAGIVPAALEMMDRTTIEAVETGAPVGYPRDAEAVLLVEVEGVREYAERAAELARQICTRGGAREVRVARDEAERQRLWKGRKGAFGALGALAPNYYVQDGVVPRSRLPQIMREIGEIGRRYGLRIANVFHAGDGNLHPNLLFDMRVPGQLDRVIAAGADILRACVAAGGSITGEHGIGLEKKAYMDLLFSPADLDAMARVRRAFDPDGRFNPAKVFPTPITCAEMRRAPATLPAGLWI
- a CDS encoding DUF4931 domain-containing protein produces the protein MPELRKDPISRRWVIIATERSARPTDFHPEPVEAADSDACPFCEGREDHTPPEIYAVRAPGTAPNTPGWTVRVVSNKFPALRIEGSTERTRPGIFTRMDGVGAHEVIIETPDHATHLGALPAGHVAEVIGAYLHRYRDLRGDARFQYALLFRNHGRTAGASLSHPHSQLIALPVVPKRVAEELEAAERFFARRGACIYCALLEQERASGERIIWESDACVVLAPYASRFPFETWILPRAHMADFGTLTPELVEPVARALRETLARLAACLANPPYNFIVHTLPYHSPLGHLYHWHIEIMPRLTQVAGFEWGSGFYINPVVPEDAARVLREGSAVPAGAPASPERIHGEVGN